A window of Ruminococcus champanellensis 18P13 = JCM 17042 contains these coding sequences:
- a CDS encoding class I SAM-dependent methyltransferase: protein MELTNRNIDGGNGFDWGRTSGDYARYRDIYPQTFYDRILARGLCTAGQAALDLGTGTGVLPRSLYPYGAQWTGTDISPQQISQAKQLSAGMQITYRVCSAEQLDFPTDSFDVITACQCYWYFDHGKVAPLLARMLRPGGRVLFLCMEWLPFEDPVANASEQLVLKYNPSWTGAGETMHPISIPDCYGAYFTLTHREEYLLDVPFTRESWNGRMRACRGVGASLPPEQIAAWEQEHMQMLEHMAPEAFTVRHYAAMAELTLHSTER, encoded by the coding sequence ATGGAACTGACAAACCGGAACATTGACGGAGGCAACGGCTTTGACTGGGGCAGAACCTCCGGGGACTACGCCAGGTACCGGGATATCTATCCACAGACGTTTTATGACCGGATCCTTGCACGGGGACTGTGCACCGCCGGACAAGCTGCCCTGGATCTGGGCACGGGCACCGGCGTACTGCCCAGAAGCCTGTACCCATACGGGGCGCAGTGGACGGGCACGGACATCTCCCCACAGCAGATCAGTCAGGCTAAGCAGTTGTCCGCCGGTATGCAGATTACCTATCGGGTATGCTCCGCAGAACAGCTGGACTTTCCCACCGACAGCTTCGACGTAATCACTGCCTGTCAGTGCTACTGGTATTTTGACCACGGGAAGGTAGCTCCGCTCCTTGCCCGGATGCTCCGACCCGGCGGACGGGTGCTGTTTCTGTGCATGGAATGGCTGCCCTTTGAGGATCCGGTTGCCAACGCCAGTGAGCAGCTGGTACTGAAATACAACCCCAGCTGGACCGGTGCAGGCGAAACCATGCACCCCATCAGCATCCCCGACTGCTATGGGGCGTATTTTACCCTGACCCACCGAGAGGAATATCTGCTGGACGTACCCTTTACCCGGGAAAGCTGGAATGGACGCATGCGGGCATGCCGGGGTGTGGGCGCCTCCCTGCCGCCGGAGCAGATTGCAGCCTGGGAACAGGAGCATATGCAGATGCTGGAGCATATGGCACCGGAAGCCTTCACCGTCCGGCACTATGCCGCTATGGCGGAACTGACACTCCACTCTACGGAGCGTTGA
- a CDS encoding sulfite exporter TauE/SafE family protein, which translates to MGAGLGTGFAGMSAAAVISPMLITFLHMDPYMAVGIALSSDVLASAASAYTYGKNKNLDIRNGLIMMGAVLAFTVVGSFVASLVPSTTMGNFSVFMTFLLGIKFILRPVMTTKEAMQGVSAQKRAIQSLVCGMLIGFICGFVGAGGGMMMLLILTSVLGYELKTAVGTSVFIMTFTALTGAVSHFVIGGTPDWLVWGLCVMFTLIWAEVAAVLANKATPKTLNRATGVILVVLGIAVMAFSRISQ; encoded by the coding sequence ATGGGCGCCGGACTGGGCACTGGCTTTGCCGGAATGAGTGCGGCGGCAGTCATCAGTCCCATGCTGATCACTTTTTTGCATATGGATCCCTACATGGCGGTGGGCATTGCCCTGTCCTCTGACGTGCTGGCAAGCGCCGCTTCTGCCTATACCTATGGAAAAAATAAGAATCTGGATATCCGCAACGGACTGATTATGATGGGGGCTGTGCTTGCCTTTACTGTGGTGGGCAGCTTTGTGGCAAGTCTGGTACCCTCCACCACCATGGGAAACTTTTCTGTGTTCATGACTTTTTTGCTGGGCATCAAGTTTATCCTCCGGCCGGTGATGACCACCAAGGAGGCCATGCAGGGGGTATCCGCCCAAAAGCGTGCCATACAATCCCTGGTATGCGGTATGCTGATTGGTTTTATCTGCGGCTTTGTAGGTGCAGGCGGCGGCATGATGATGCTTCTGATTCTGACCTCCGTGCTGGGGTATGAGCTGAAAACCGCCGTTGGTACCAGCGTGTTCATCATGACCTTTACCGCCCTGACCGGTGCCGTGTCCCATTTCGTGATCGGCGGTACTCCGGACTGGCTGGTGTGGGGCTTGTGCGTGATGTTTACCTTAATCTGGGCGGAGGTTGCTGCGGTGCTGGCGAATAAGGCAACTCCAAAGACTCTGAACCGTGCCACAGGCGTGATCCTGGTGGTGTTGGGCATTGCCGTGATGGCGTTTTCCCGGATTAGCCAATAG
- a CDS encoding HD domain-containing phosphohydrolase — protein sequence MSNLNNQTAPDIQMIWQCYGQNPQPFLLLRSETNENGTQKLQAVYGNQAFYALTKSDPTTLEGTPYQVLFQDNILQHTEQLLAIATEGGSTQIQLSNQSIDNLTIRAFQLMPGFCGCLLSQDSQPDIYTEIEKLDENLSGGLLVIEHASPYRLLYINQFLYLLLGYGTMAELQEESESASIHSFIHPEDLEKAKEALHSMTDIGFAHCVLRVQKKNAGYLWLSLRGKCRMLAGVPVLILTAHEIGNEIETIQLEGNISHQVNLNLAAQYYALYYLEAASGHYRLVFHDSRLEQPHIPTDGDHILATRKYLEELVHPDDREKLLRLTNVRELIRCSRQCGNCRVLNVQFRRKCGGVYEWVEMYLSINAADRPEQRLVTLAFRNIHEEKLAELAHRYLDVIAYAIADTYDAVLEYDTRCNSLFELQMTDDGLRRSQRCRASSEVVTQMAKECIHPDDMNAFLEEFHPDRFKKLSKGQAITREYRRHCPDGRYHWCSYSMRCFMQNGRKLYILFVKDIHETKMRVLQQQAELRQAIVEAEQRALEKTQQLFTYYGKTIELMSSVVEYRSLESGEHVKRIKNYTKELLQAAIDLYPEQHLTAEKIQSITEASALHDVGKIGVPDGILLKPGRLTKDEFEVMKRHTLIGSDIAKEIPFVAERKAEYNYGYNIARYHHERFDGKGYPEGLQGDQIPFCAQIVAIADVFDALTTKRVYKDAYSKEKAYEMIMNGECGTFAPKMLECFARVRERFNKLVQTDH from the coding sequence ATGTCAAACCTGAACAACCAAACTGCACCGGACATACAGATGATTTGGCAATGCTATGGACAGAACCCCCAACCTTTTTTGCTGCTTCGCAGTGAAACGAACGAAAACGGTACGCAAAAGCTACAGGCAGTTTATGGGAATCAGGCATTCTATGCTCTGACCAAATCGGATCCCACCACCCTGGAGGGCACTCCATACCAGGTGCTGTTCCAGGACAATATACTCCAACATACAGAACAACTGCTGGCAATTGCTACGGAGGGCGGCTCAACACAGATCCAGCTGTCAAATCAATCCATCGACAATCTGACCATCCGGGCATTTCAGTTGATGCCCGGATTCTGTGGCTGTCTGCTGTCGCAGGATAGCCAACCGGATATTTACACAGAGATTGAGAAGCTGGATGAAAACCTCAGTGGCGGTCTGCTGGTGATTGAACATGCATCTCCCTACCGACTGCTGTATATCAACCAGTTTCTCTACCTGCTGCTGGGTTATGGAACCATGGCAGAACTACAAGAGGAGTCGGAAAGTGCCTCCATACACAGCTTTATCCATCCGGAGGATCTGGAAAAGGCAAAAGAAGCCCTGCACAGCATGACGGATATAGGATTCGCCCACTGCGTTCTCCGGGTGCAGAAGAAAAACGCCGGTTATCTTTGGCTCTCTCTGCGGGGCAAGTGCAGAATGCTTGCCGGCGTACCTGTCCTCATTCTCACCGCCCACGAAATCGGAAACGAGATCGAAACCATACAACTGGAAGGAAATATCAGCCACCAGGTGAATCTGAACCTGGCAGCCCAGTATTATGCGTTGTATTACCTGGAGGCTGCATCCGGTCATTATCGGCTGGTGTTCCACGATTCCAGACTGGAACAGCCCCATATTCCCACAGACGGAGATCATATTCTGGCAACCAGAAAATATCTGGAGGAACTGGTGCATCCGGATGACCGGGAAAAGCTACTGCGCCTGACCAATGTGCGGGAACTGATCCGCTGCTCCCGGCAGTGCGGAAATTGCCGGGTCTTGAACGTGCAGTTTCGGCGCAAATGTGGCGGAGTGTATGAATGGGTGGAGATGTATTTATCCATCAACGCTGCCGACCGACCGGAACAGCGGCTGGTGACCCTGGCATTCCGGAATATCCATGAAGAAAAGCTGGCAGAGCTTGCCCACCGGTATCTGGACGTGATTGCCTATGCCATTGCGGACACCTACGATGCGGTACTGGAATATGACACCCGGTGCAACTCCTTGTTTGAACTGCAAATGACGGACGATGGGCTTCGCCGTTCCCAGCGGTGCAGAGCATCCTCTGAGGTGGTGACCCAGATGGCAAAGGAATGCATCCACCCGGATGATATGAATGCCTTCCTGGAGGAATTTCACCCGGATCGCTTCAAGAAGCTGAGCAAGGGGCAAGCCATTACCCGGGAATACCGCAGGCATTGCCCGGACGGCAGATATCACTGGTGTTCCTACAGCATGCGCTGCTTTATGCAGAACGGAAGAAAATTATACATTCTCTTTGTCAAGGACATCCACGAGACTAAGATGCGAGTGCTACAGCAACAGGCAGAGTTGCGTCAGGCAATCGTAGAAGCAGAACAACGAGCGCTTGAGAAAACCCAACAGTTGTTCACCTATTACGGCAAAACCATTGAATTGATGAGTTCCGTGGTGGAGTACCGTTCCCTGGAGTCGGGAGAGCATGTAAAGCGGATCAAGAATTATACCAAGGAACTGCTCCAGGCGGCAATTGACCTGTATCCGGAACAGCATCTGACAGCGGAAAAGATCCAGAGCATTACGGAAGCCTCCGCCCTGCATGACGTGGGGAAGATCGGCGTACCGGACGGAATCCTGCTGAAGCCTGGCAGGCTCACCAAGGATGAGTTTGAGGTCATGAAGCGGCATACCCTGATCGGGTCGGACATCGCAAAGGAGATCCCCTTTGTGGCGGAACGGAAGGCTGAATACAACTACGGGTATAACATTGCCCGGTATCACCACGAACGTTTTGACGGCAAAGGCTATCCGGAGGGACTCCAGGGAGATCAGATTCCCTTCTGCGCCCAGATCGTTGCCATTGCGGATGTGTTCGATGCTCTGACCACCAAGCGAGTGTATAAGGACGCCTATTCCAAGGAAAAGGCATACGAGATGATTATGAACGGGGAATGCGGCACCTTCGCTCCCAAAATGCTGGAATGCTTTGCCCGGGTGCGGGAGCGCTTCAACAAGCTGGTACAGACGGATCACTGA
- a CDS encoding alpha/beta hydrolase encodes MNSIQVNPQSARRLAVYVHGKGGDSKEAEHYKPLLAGWDVTGFDYHAQNPWEAQAEFPVFFEEQRKAYDTILLIANSIGAFFSMHALSGRQVEQALLISPVVDMEKLIRSMMTWANVTEEELSARGEIPTSFGETLSWEYLCYVRRHPIRWDVPTCILYGDRDNLTAPGVMSAFAERTGAVLTVMQGGEHWFHTAEQMAFLDRWVRTSLD; translated from the coding sequence ATGAACAGCATACAAGTAAATCCACAATCTGCAAGGCGTCTTGCCGTTTATGTACACGGGAAGGGGGGCGATTCCAAGGAAGCGGAGCATTACAAGCCGCTGCTTGCCGGGTGGGATGTGACGGGCTTTGATTATCACGCACAGAATCCATGGGAGGCGCAAGCAGAATTTCCTGTCTTTTTCGAGGAGCAGCGAAAAGCGTATGACACCATTCTCTTAATCGCCAACAGCATCGGCGCTTTCTTTTCCATGCATGCCCTTTCCGGCAGGCAGGTGGAGCAAGCACTGTTGATTTCTCCTGTGGTGGATATGGAAAAGCTGATTCGCAGCATGATGACCTGGGCAAATGTGACTGAGGAGGAGCTTTCCGCCCGGGGAGAGATCCCCACCAGCTTTGGCGAGACTCTGTCCTGGGAATATCTTTGCTATGTGCGGCGGCATCCCATCCGGTGGGACGTGCCTACCTGCATTCTCTACGGGGACAGGGATAATCTGACTGCTCCCGGGGTTATGTCCGCATTTGCGGAGCGAACCGGCGCAGTTCTGACGGTGATGCAAGGCGGCGAGCACTGGTTTCATACGGCGGAGCAAATGGCGTTTCTGGATCGCTGGGTCAGAACGTCCCTGGACTGA
- a CDS encoding helix-turn-helix domain-containing protein, whose translation MDQIRTGSLIRRLRLEQGMTQLALAERLGVSDKAVSKWERGCGAPDLSILPLLSQALEVDTDTLLRGDLEANDLTNGNLKRMRFYLCPECGNLLISQENADISCCGRRLSPLEPQKTDPAHMLHAERNDGEWYITTEHSMHREHYISFVALLSGDTLILKKRYPEWTLETRLPYLPQSTLLWYCTQHGLFSQRL comes from the coding sequence ATGGATCAGATCAGAACAGGCAGCCTGATCCGCCGTCTGCGACTGGAGCAGGGCATGACTCAACTGGCGCTGGCGGAACGGCTGGGGGTCAGCGATAAGGCTGTTTCCAAGTGGGAACGGGGCTGCGGTGCACCGGATCTTTCCATCCTTCCCCTATTATCTCAAGCCCTGGAGGTGGACACGGACACCCTGCTCCGGGGGGATCTGGAGGCGAATGACTTGACCAATGGCAATCTGAAGCGCATGCGGTTTTATCTCTGTCCGGAATGCGGCAATCTGTTGATCTCACAGGAGAATGCGGACATCAGCTGCTGCGGACGGCGGTTGTCCCCGCTGGAGCCGCAAAAAACTGACCCGGCACACATGCTGCATGCAGAGCGGAACGATGGAGAATGGTATATCACCACAGAGCACAGCATGCACCGGGAGCATTATATTTCCTTTGTGGCACTGCTCAGCGGAGATACCCTCATCCTCAAAAAGCGGTACCCGGAATGGACGTTGGAAACCCGGCTGCCCTATCTGCCCCAAAGCACATTGCTTTGGTACTGCACACAGCACGGCTTGTTCAGCCAGCGGCTGTAA
- a CDS encoding DUF998 domain-containing protein, which yields MKKPLIQRLGLLGILSLLSYGAAVIFAPLVYPGYNWMAQAVSDLSAANAPSLALWNQLSALYNTCEVLCVTVVCLGIQGRKNRLLRSGIYLFAAMEWISAVGYRMFPLSDSGYGGTLQDRMHILVTVLVVLLSILSLTLILIAGIRHRDCRSYGICAGIALGMMLVGALGMKLVPAAYFGVVERFSVFAATGFDAALGVHLFCMKPAGSPASEQQKEHM from the coding sequence ATGAAAAAACCATTGATTCAGCGGCTGGGGCTGCTGGGGATCCTGAGCCTGCTGTCCTATGGGGCGGCAGTGATATTTGCCCCGCTTGTCTATCCTGGCTACAACTGGATGGCACAGGCGGTCAGCGATCTGAGCGCAGCAAACGCCCCGTCCCTTGCCCTGTGGAATCAGCTTAGTGCCCTGTATAACACCTGCGAGGTGCTTTGTGTTACAGTGGTATGCCTGGGCATTCAGGGCAGAAAGAATCGGTTGCTGCGGAGCGGCATCTACCTGTTTGCGGCTATGGAATGGATCTCGGCGGTGGGGTACCGGATGTTTCCCCTCAGTGACAGCGGCTATGGGGGCACTCTACAGGATCGGATGCACATCCTCGTGACTGTTCTGGTGGTGCTGCTGTCCATACTGTCTCTGACGCTGATCCTCATTGCCGGGATCCGGCATCGGGATTGCCGTTCCTACGGGATCTGCGCCGGGATCGCCCTTGGCATGATGCTGGTAGGAGCACTGGGTATGAAGCTGGTGCCTGCTGCATATTTCGGCGTTGTGGAGCGGTTCAGTGTGTTTGCTGCTACTGGCTTTGATGCTGCGCTTGGTGTGCATCTGTTCTGCATGAAGCCTGCCGGGTCTCCTGCTTCAGAGCAGCAAAAGGAGCACATGTGA
- a CDS encoding ATP-binding cassette domain-containing protein has translation MLVSLSNIHKYYNGREILHGVNLTINEGERIGLVGANGCGKTTFLRILTGKEEPDRFVEDDGVISRASKTTVGYLEQMGGLERSSTVYAEMRSVFADVLQAADRMRELEAQMHGALDVVSEEYSRLTAFFESRDGYLIDVKIKTVLNGMGFGEDTYDRVISSFSGGEKTRLAIAKLLLEEPNLLILDEPTNHLDFQTVLWLEEYLKDYKGSLLIVSHDRYFLDKLCTSICEIERGHLTRYKGNYTTFTRLKAEAVARQLKEYEAQQKEIAKLEDYVARNIVRATTAKSAQSRVKALERMERIEKPVMPQKAAKLRFTYETEPPFDLLQVQNIDVTVGIGEQKRTLVDSLSFEVKRGEKIGIIGENGIGKSTLLKVLLGKLPHRGNVHWTSNVRLSYFEQESTQLNPNNTVIDELHDRYPTMTDLEIRSLLGQVRMTGENVFKQIGVISGGERAKVCFALMMLEHGNVLILDEPTNHLDLTTKEVLEEALAAYTGTILFVSHDRYLLNRISDKILEITPHQAELFPGNFDSYLAVHQQRELLAQQEADAQKQRRAAEEAKERGTKVYRTKEQRSREAQRRNRIRTLEQEIDALEQQQQQLQEQIGTEEVCADYKRMQQLCNQIEQVKGQMEEKFEELMLLEEEA, from the coding sequence ATGCTGGTTAGCTTATCGAATATTCATAAATACTACAACGGCAGGGAGATCCTGCACGGCGTGAACCTGACCATCAACGAAGGGGAGCGTATCGGTCTGGTGGGCGCCAACGGCTGCGGCAAGACCACCTTTCTGCGGATCCTCACCGGAAAGGAGGAGCCGGATCGCTTTGTTGAGGACGATGGGGTGATCTCCCGTGCCTCCAAAACCACGGTGGGTTACCTGGAGCAGATGGGGGGACTGGAGCGCAGCAGTACGGTGTATGCGGAAATGCGCAGCGTCTTTGCGGATGTATTGCAGGCGGCAGACCGGATGCGGGAGCTGGAGGCGCAGATGCACGGCGCTCTGGATGTAGTGTCCGAAGAATACAGCCGGCTTACTGCCTTTTTTGAAAGCCGGGATGGGTATCTGATCGACGTGAAGATCAAGACCGTCCTCAACGGCATGGGCTTCGGGGAGGATACCTATGACCGGGTCATTTCCAGCTTCAGCGGCGGAGAAAAGACCCGGCTTGCCATTGCCAAGCTGCTGCTGGAGGAGCCGAATCTGCTGATTCTGGATGAGCCTACCAACCATCTGGATTTCCAGACGGTGCTGTGGCTGGAGGAGTACCTGAAGGATTACAAGGGATCACTGCTGATCGTATCCCACGACCGGTATTTCCTGGACAAGCTGTGTACCTCCATCTGTGAGATCGAGCGGGGGCATCTGACCCGGTACAAGGGAAATTACACCACCTTTACCCGGCTCAAGGCGGAGGCAGTCGCCCGGCAGTTGAAGGAATACGAAGCCCAGCAGAAGGAAATCGCCAAGCTGGAGGATTATGTTGCCCGGAATATTGTCCGTGCTACCACTGCAAAAAGCGCCCAGAGCCGGGTGAAGGCATTGGAACGGATGGAGCGGATCGAAAAGCCGGTGATGCCCCAGAAGGCGGCAAAGCTCCGGTTTACCTATGAAACCGAGCCGCCCTTTGATCTGCTGCAAGTGCAGAATATTGACGTAACCGTAGGCATCGGAGAACAGAAGCGCACCCTGGTAGATTCTCTGTCCTTTGAGGTGAAGCGAGGGGAGAAGATCGGCATCATCGGGGAGAATGGCATTGGAAAATCCACCCTGTTGAAGGTGTTGCTGGGAAAGCTGCCCCATCGTGGGAATGTACACTGGACCAGCAACGTAAGGCTGTCCTATTTTGAGCAGGAAAGCACTCAACTGAATCCCAACAACACGGTGATCGATGAACTGCACGACCGGTATCCCACCATGACGGATCTGGAGATCCGGAGTCTGCTGGGGCAGGTGCGCATGACCGGGGAGAATGTGTTCAAGCAGATCGGGGTCATCAGCGGCGGCGAGCGTGCTAAGGTGTGCTTTGCCCTGATGATGCTGGAGCATGGCAATGTGTTGATCCTGGACGAGCCAACCAACCATCTGGATCTGACCACAAAAGAAGTGCTGGAGGAGGCGCTGGCGGCATACACCGGCACCATCCTGTTCGTGTCCCATGACCGATACCTTCTGAACCGGATCTCCGACAAGATCCTGGAGATTACCCCCCATCAGGCGGAGCTGTTCCCCGGCAATTTCGACAGCTATCTGGCGGTGCATCAGCAGCGGGAGCTGCTTGCACAGCAGGAGGCGGATGCCCAGAAGCAGCGCCGTGCAGCGGAGGAGGCCAAGGAGCGGGGCACCAAGGTTTACCGCACCAAGGAGCAGCGGAGCCGGGAGGCGCAGCGCCGGAACCGGATCCGAACTCTGGAGCAGGAGATCGATGCGCTGGAGCAGCAGCAACAGCAGCTTCAGGAGCAGATTGGCACAGAGGAGGTCTGTGCGGACTACAAGCGCATGCAGCAGCTTTGCAACCAGATCGAACAGGTCAAGGGACAGATGGAGGAGAAATTTGAGGAATTGATGCTATTGGAGGAGGAAGCATAG
- a CDS encoding tetratricopeptide repeat protein produces MKAEWILNLKPGEDPEQKAQEWIREYDAFAEDFPDSRALADQLSQRVRNAAALLKGTHAADNLNLNGVPLGDPADMAFAGSWFSLPELVDIQMGWAVLADGRNDAQGDPHASVRQGFLRELEGKWQDALRCYQQGPEDPEIRRRMQYCRERTTAEGALCYAKAQELLLKLRQSEALKLLNRAAHLGNIDAAEQLALSPASKDREKALGLLRHAAGQNDPDACFALYRLYDQGIYPVQATEAERMLHQAADLGHAQAQTLTAEGIGLRPVRTILLEEIHAGSKDALWWMVQECEKQGDMEQAVEWLDKAIEANQLDALLATAQAYAEPGTEAYSRADAMDYYRRAARAGSLEALTALGDLELTDTHISFYDMALLLHSPDAPRKKPDKHMVEQHKKQLAWYTLAANAGAVGPMLVLSDAYAQGYPVEQDAAQAFFWANQGAGAGDPLCMYKAARMLEQGNGVQQNLPEAVRLYEQAALKGMAQAAERLWQIYATGLGAIHPNRRKAAFYHRRTNRR; encoded by the coding sequence ATGAAAGCGGAATGGATTCTGAATCTCAAGCCCGGAGAGGATCCGGAACAAAAAGCACAGGAATGGATCCGGGAGTATGACGCATTTGCCGAGGATTTCCCGGACAGCAGGGCGCTGGCAGACCAACTGAGTCAGCGTGTCCGGAATGCCGCAGCCCTTCTGAAAGGAACACATGCAGCCGATAACCTGAATTTGAACGGAGTTCCGCTGGGCGATCCGGCAGATATGGCTTTCGCCGGATCCTGGTTCTCCTTGCCGGAGCTTGTGGATATACAAATGGGCTGGGCAGTCCTGGCGGACGGGCGGAACGATGCCCAGGGAGATCCCCACGCTTCGGTGCGACAAGGATTCCTGCGGGAATTGGAGGGCAAGTGGCAGGACGCTCTCCGCTGTTATCAGCAAGGACCGGAGGATCCGGAGATTCGGAGAAGAATGCAGTACTGCCGGGAACGGACGACAGCAGAGGGTGCATTGTGCTATGCAAAGGCACAGGAGCTGTTGCTGAAGCTGCGGCAGTCGGAGGCGCTGAAGCTGCTGAATCGGGCTGCCCACCTGGGAAATATAGATGCCGCAGAACAGCTTGCCCTTTCTCCGGCATCAAAGGATCGGGAAAAGGCACTGGGATTGCTACGACATGCGGCAGGGCAGAACGACCCGGACGCATGCTTTGCCCTGTATCGGCTGTATGACCAGGGAATCTATCCCGTACAGGCAACGGAAGCGGAACGGATGCTGCACCAGGCGGCTGATCTGGGGCATGCCCAGGCACAAACCCTGACAGCGGAGGGCATAGGTCTGCGCCCTGTCCGAACCATTTTGCTGGAGGAGATCCATGCAGGCAGCAAGGATGCCCTATGGTGGATGGTACAGGAATGCGAGAAGCAAGGGGATATGGAACAGGCTGTGGAATGGCTGGACAAAGCCATTGAGGCAAACCAGCTGGATGCACTGCTTGCGACAGCCCAGGCGTATGCAGAACCGGGAACAGAGGCGTACAGCCGGGCGGATGCTATGGATTACTACCGGCGTGCCGCAAGGGCAGGCTCTCTGGAGGCTCTGACTGCTCTGGGGGACTTGGAGCTGACGGATACCCATATTTCCTTTTACGATATGGCCTTACTGCTGCACAGCCCGGATGCGCCCCGGAAAAAGCCGGACAAGCACATGGTAGAGCAGCACAAAAAGCAGCTGGCATGGTATACCTTGGCTGCAAACGCAGGGGCAGTGGGACCGATGCTGGTGCTGAGTGATGCCTATGCGCAGGGATACCCGGTGGAGCAGGACGCAGCACAGGCATTCTTCTGGGCAAATCAAGGTGCCGGAGCCGGGGATCCCCTTTGTATGTACAAAGCCGCACGCATGCTGGAACAGGGAAATGGGGTACAACAGAATCTGCCGGAGGCGGTCAGACTCTACGAGCAAGCCGCTCTAAAGGGGATGGCACAAGCAGCGGAACGGCTGTGGCAGATTTATGCCACAGGGCTTGGAGCCATTCATCCCAATCGGCGAAAAGCTGCATTTTATCACCGCCGAACAAACCGGAGGTAA
- a CDS encoding ABC transporter ATP-binding protein translates to MITLENVHKIYNPKKANEFEALKGVSLTIEDGEMVAIIGKSGAGKSTLLHILACIDSYESGEYKIDDTLVKNLSEKQYAQIRNEKIGMVMQDFALVDDFTCLENVLLPLDFAKHKKSNRKELALAALKSVSMDSMAKKPVNKLSGGQKQRVAIARAIVNQPSMVLADEPTGALDSKTAEEIMHVFKELNHQGKTVVIVTHDMGVAKQCDRLIEISDGKILETAS, encoded by the coding sequence ATGATTACACTGGAAAATGTACATAAGATCTACAACCCCAAGAAAGCCAACGAGTTTGAAGCCCTGAAGGGAGTCTCTCTGACCATTGAGGATGGGGAGATGGTGGCGATCATCGGCAAATCCGGTGCCGGGAAGTCCACCCTGCTGCATATACTCGCTTGCATTGACAGCTATGAATCCGGCGAGTATAAAATTGATGATACTCTGGTAAAGAACCTGTCGGAAAAGCAGTATGCCCAGATCCGGAACGAGAAGATCGGTATGGTGATGCAGGATTTTGCCTTGGTGGATGATTTCACCTGCCTGGAGAATGTGCTGCTGCCTTTGGATTTTGCAAAGCACAAAAAATCCAACCGGAAGGAGCTGGCACTGGCAGCGCTGAAGTCGGTGAGCATGGACAGTATGGCGAAAAAGCCGGTGAATAAGCTGTCCGGCGGGCAGAAGCAGCGTGTTGCCATTGCCAGAGCCATTGTGAACCAGCCCAGCATGGTGCTGGCGGATGAGCCCACCGGCGCTCTGGACAGCAAGACGGCGGAGGAGATTATGCATGTGTTCAAGGAGCTGAATCACCAGGGCAAGACAGTGGTGATCGTCACCCACGACATGGGGGTGGCGAAGCAGTGTGACCGGCTGATCGAAATTTCCGATGGTAAGATCCTGGAGACAGCCAGCTGA